In Ailuropoda melanoleuca isolate Jingjing unplaced genomic scaffold, ASM200744v2 unplaced-scaffold54092, whole genome shotgun sequence, the genomic stretch CCCCCCCCCCCACACCGCGACACGCACCTGCCGCCCGAACTGGTTGCAAGGGAAGGCCAGGATCCGTAAACCGCGCTCAGCGTATCGGGCGTGCAGGTCGACAAGCTGAGTATAGTTTACGTCTGTTTTGCCTCATTGCGAGGCCACATTGGTGACGATGCACACGAAGCCCCTGGAGGAGAGATGGGGCAGTCAGGCCAGGTCAGGGCCGCCAAcctttcccctgcctctcccaccgGGCACTTAGGTACCCACCGGTACTTGTCCAGGTTAACCATGCGTCCATCGATGTCCTTGGCGGAGAACTCGTGCATGGACTGAGCACAGCGCCAGTCGTCTCGGGACGCGCACTGCAAGGCAAGGGCGCATGAGCG encodes the following:
- the LOC100464258 gene encoding phospholipid hydroperoxide glutathione peroxidase; the protein is RRVPRRRKAGACGRKRARPRREESRLESPGQAEVATWESGCSADCPDPCASRDDWRCAQSMHEFSAKDIDGRMVNLDKYRGFVCIVTNVASQUGKTDVNYTQLVDLHARYAERGLRILAFPCNQFGRQVRVAVWG